The following coding sequences are from one Oncorhynchus clarkii lewisi isolate Uvic-CL-2024 chromosome 20, UVic_Ocla_1.0, whole genome shotgun sequence window:
- the LOC139376311 gene encoding E3 ubiquitin-protein ligase RNF126-like yields MAEAPLRPCRFFCHQCSAEINPRLPDYTCPQCESGFIEELSEERSTENESTSIASTSDQNRPTFEIMDHQHMFTFPPGYGQFSLGIFDENFDLRAGMPTEDNRETENRREREMASRQRYSARQPRGRHIPRRQGQRHEGVPTLEGIIQQLVNGIIAPTAMAPNIGMGPWGMLHSNPMDYAWGANGLDAIITQLLNQFENTGPPPADRERIKTLPTIQITEEHVGSSLECPVCKEDYSVGETVRQLPCNHLFHNDCIVPWLEQHDTCPVCRKSLSGQNTATDPPGLSGMNFSPSSSSSSSSNSPSNENAANNS; encoded by the exons ATGGCTGAAGCTCCCCTACGGCCCTGTCGTTTTTTTTGTCACCAATGTTCAGCAGAGATCAACCCTCGTCTCCCG GACTACACCTGTCCACAGTGTGAATCTGGCTTCATTGAAGAGCTATCAGAGGAAAGAAG CACTGAAAATGAGTCCACATCCATTGCCTCCACCAGCGATCAGAACCGTCCGACTTTCGAG ATTATGGACCACCAGCACATGTTTACATTTCCGCCCGGATACGGGCAGTTTTCTCTGGGGATCTTTGATGAAAATTTTGACCTCCGAGCGGGGATGCCGACGGAAGACAACCGCGAGACGGAGAACCGGCGGGAACGGGAGATGGCATCACGGCAACGGTACAGTGCCCGGCAACCACGGGGACGACACATTCCACGgcgacagggacagagacacgaGGGAGTACCCACTTTAGAGGG AATCATCCAGCAGCTAGTAAATGGAATCATAGCACCCACAGCCATGGCTCCAAACATTGGGATGGGACCATG GGGCATGCTACACTCAAATCCAATGGACTATGCTTGGGGTGCCAATGGACTTGATGCTATCATTACCCAG TTATTGAATCAGTTTGAGAACACGGGTCCTCCTCCTGCTGACAGAGAGAGGATAAAGACCCTGCCCACCATCCAGATCACAGAGGAACATGTGG GTTCCAGTTTAGAATGTCCTGTGTGCAAAGAAGACTACAGTGTCGGGGAGACTGTCAGGCAACTTCCGTGCAATCACCTGTTTCACAATGACTGTATAGTACCATGGCTGGAACAA CACGACACATGTCCAGTGTGCAGAAAGAGTCTCAGtggacagaacacagctacagaccCCCCGGGGCTATCAGGAATGAacttctccccttcctcctcctcttcatcctcctccaacTCCCCCAGTAACGAGAACGCTGCCAACAACTCCTAG